One stretch of Variovorax sp. TBS-050B DNA includes these proteins:
- a CDS encoding NAD(P)H-quinone oxidoreductase, whose product MKAIEITSYGAPEVLRTVERPDPVAGVGELLIRVAASGVNRPDVLQRKGHYPVPPGASDLPGLEVAGEIVSGDAAALAEAGLRVGDRVCALIAGGGYAELCVAPVAQCLPVPKGWSDVEAASLPETFFTVWSNVFDRGRLQKGETLLIQGGSSGIGVTAIQIAKAMGATVIVTAGSDDKCEACRKLGADHAINYRTSDFVEEAKKLTGGKGVDVILDMVAGDYVAREIECMAEDGRLVIIAVQGGVKSEFNAGLVLRRRLVITGSTLRPRPVEFKGAIAKALREKVWPLLEGGAVKPVIHSTFAAAGEPSGAAQAHALMESNQHIGKIVLTW is encoded by the coding sequence ATGAAAGCCATTGAAATCACTTCGTACGGCGCCCCCGAGGTGCTGCGCACCGTGGAGCGCCCCGATCCGGTGGCCGGCGTGGGCGAGCTGCTGATCCGCGTCGCGGCCAGTGGCGTCAACCGACCCGACGTGCTGCAGCGCAAGGGGCACTATCCGGTGCCGCCGGGTGCTTCCGACCTGCCCGGTCTCGAAGTGGCCGGCGAGATCGTCTCGGGCGATGCCGCGGCGCTGGCCGAGGCGGGGCTGCGGGTCGGCGATCGCGTCTGCGCGCTGATCGCGGGCGGCGGCTATGCCGAGCTCTGCGTGGCGCCCGTGGCGCAGTGCCTGCCGGTGCCGAAGGGTTGGAGCGACGTCGAGGCCGCTTCGCTGCCCGAGACCTTCTTCACCGTCTGGAGCAACGTGTTCGATCGCGGCCGCCTCCAGAAGGGCGAGACCCTGCTGATCCAGGGCGGCTCGAGCGGCATCGGCGTGACGGCGATCCAGATCGCCAAGGCGATGGGCGCGACCGTGATCGTGACCGCCGGCAGCGACGACAAGTGCGAGGCCTGCAGGAAGCTCGGCGCCGACCATGCGATCAACTACCGCACCAGCGACTTCGTCGAAGAGGCGAAGAAGCTCACGGGCGGCAAGGGCGTGGACGTGATCCTCGACATGGTCGCGGGCGACTATGTCGCACGCGAGATCGAGTGCATGGCCGAGGACGGCCGGCTCGTGATCATCGCGGTGCAGGGCGGCGTGAAGAGCGAATTCAATGCGGGGCTGGTGCTGCGCAGGCGGCTCGTGATCACGGGCTCCACGCTGCGGCCGCGGCCGGTCGAATTCAAGGGCGCCATCGCGAAGGCGCTGCGCGAGAAGGTCTGGCCGCTGCTCGAGGGCGGTGCGGTCAAGCCCGTGATCCACAGCACCTTTGCCGCCGCGGGCGAACCCAGTGGCGCGGCGCAGGCCCATGCACTGATGGAATCGAACCAGCACATCGGCAAGATCGTGCTGACCTGGTGA
- the tpiA gene encoding triose-phosphate isomerase, translating into MTTTKKKLIAGNWKMNGSLAANEALVKALQQGLAAAPAGCDVALCAPAPYFAQLQALLAASPGMALGAQDVSAHPQGAFTGEQSAAMLKDFGVRYAIVGHSERRQYHGETDDAVAAKTAAALANGITPIVCVGETLAEREAGHTEEVVKRQLAAVIHLNGHCISEIVVAYEPVWAIGTGKTATPAQAQAVHAVLRAQLHHAASDHAAGIRILYGGSMNAANAAELLAQPDIDGGLIGGASLKAPDFLQIISAAAR; encoded by the coding sequence ATGACGACGACGAAAAAGAAACTGATCGCCGGCAACTGGAAGATGAACGGCAGCCTCGCTGCCAACGAGGCGCTCGTGAAGGCACTCCAGCAGGGCCTCGCCGCGGCGCCGGCCGGCTGCGACGTGGCACTGTGCGCGCCTGCGCCGTACTTCGCGCAGCTGCAGGCGCTGCTGGCCGCATCGCCGGGCATGGCGCTGGGTGCGCAGGACGTCTCGGCGCATCCGCAGGGCGCGTTCACGGGCGAGCAGTCGGCGGCCATGCTCAAGGACTTCGGCGTGCGCTACGCGATCGTGGGCCACTCCGAACGGCGCCAGTACCACGGCGAGACCGACGACGCGGTGGCGGCGAAGACCGCCGCGGCACTGGCGAACGGCATCACGCCGATCGTCTGCGTCGGCGAGACGCTCGCCGAGCGCGAGGCGGGGCACACCGAGGAAGTGGTCAAGCGCCAGCTGGCCGCGGTGATCCACCTCAACGGCCACTGCATCAGCGAGATCGTGGTCGCCTACGAACCCGTCTGGGCCATCGGCACCGGCAAGACCGCCACGCCGGCACAGGCGCAGGCCGTGCACGCGGTGCTGCGCGCGCAGCTGCACCATGCCGCGAGCGACCATGCCGCCGGCATCCGCATCCTCTACGGCGGCAGCATGAACGCGGCCAACGCGGCCGAGCTGCTGGCCCAGCCCGACATCGACGGCGGCCTGATCGGCGGCGCGTCGCTCAAGGCGCCCGACTTTCTGCAGATCATCTCGGCTGCCGCACGCTGA
- the secG gene encoding preprotein translocase subunit SecG, translating into MNVVLNLLVGVQMLASLAMIGLILIQHGKGADMGAAFGSGSAGSLFGASGSANFLSRTTAVLAAVFFACTLLLAYFSHARPTGGGSLLERAAIGVPATPASGAAGQIPSGAAPAGAPASAPAAPAAGAGEIPNK; encoded by the coding sequence ATGAATGTGGTCCTCAATCTCTTGGTCGGCGTGCAGATGCTGGCGTCGCTCGCGATGATCGGGCTGATCCTGATCCAGCACGGCAAGGGCGCCGACATGGGCGCGGCCTTCGGCAGCGGCAGCGCCGGCAGCCTGTTCGGCGCCAGCGGCAGTGCCAACTTCCTCTCGCGCACCACGGCGGTGCTGGCGGCGGTGTTCTTCGCCTGCACGCTGCTGCTGGCCTACTTCAGCCATGCGCGCCCCACGGGCGGCGGCAGCCTGCTGGAGCGGGCCGCGATCGGTGTGCCGGCCACGCCCGCTTCGGGCGCGGCAGGGCAGATTCCTTCCGGCGCAGCGCCGGCGGGCGCGCCGGCTTCGGCACCTGCCGCACCCGCTGCGGGCGCCGGCGAGATTCCGAACAAATAA
- a CDS encoding NADH-quinone oxidoreductase subunit A: MNLDSYLPVLLFILVGVGVGVAPQVIGYILGPNRPDAAKNAPYECGFEAFEDARMKFDVRYYLVAILFILFDLEIAFLFPWAIALKEIGAVGFWAMMIFLAILVVGFAYEWKKGALDWE; this comes from the coding sequence ATGAACCTCGATTCCTATCTCCCCGTCCTGTTGTTTATTCTGGTCGGTGTCGGTGTAGGCGTCGCGCCACAGGTCATCGGCTACATCCTGGGGCCCAACCGGCCCGACGCGGCCAAGAACGCACCGTACGAGTGCGGCTTCGAGGCCTTCGAGGATGCGCGCATGAAATTCGACGTGCGCTATTACCTCGTCGCGATTCTCTTCATCCTGTTCGACCTCGAGATCGCCTTCCTCTTTCCGTGGGCGATTGCACTCAAGGAAATCGGCGCCGTCGGCTTCTGGGCCATGATGATCTTTCTCGCCATCCTCGTCGTGGGCTTCGCCTACGAGTGGAAAAAGGGTGCGCTCGACTGGGAATGA
- a CDS encoding NADH-quinone oxidoreductase subunit B family protein, with protein MAIEGVMKEGFVTTTYDTVVNWAKTGSLWPMTFGLACCAVEMMHAGAARYDIDRFGMLFRPSPRQSDLMIVAGTLCNKMAPALRKVYDQMPEPRWVLSMGSCANGGGYYHYSYSVVRGCDRIVPVDVYVPGCPPTAEALLYGIIQLQQKIRRTNTIARA; from the coding sequence ATGGCCATTGAAGGCGTCATGAAAGAAGGCTTCGTCACCACCACCTACGACACGGTGGTGAACTGGGCGAAGACCGGATCCCTCTGGCCGATGACGTTCGGCCTCGCATGCTGTGCCGTCGAAATGATGCACGCGGGCGCGGCCCGCTACGACATCGACCGTTTCGGCATGCTGTTCCGCCCGAGCCCGCGCCAGTCCGACCTGATGATCGTGGCCGGCACGCTGTGCAACAAGATGGCGCCGGCGCTGCGCAAGGTCTACGACCAGATGCCCGAGCCGCGCTGGGTGCTTTCCATGGGTTCGTGCGCGAACGGCGGCGGCTACTACCACTACAGCTATTCCGTAGTGCGCGGCTGCGACCGCATCGTGCCGGTCGATGTCTACGTGCCGGGCTGTCCGCCCACCGCCGAGGCGCTGCTCTACGGAATCATCCAGCTGCAGCAGAAGATCCGCCGCACCAACACCATCGCGCGCGCCTGA
- a CDS encoding NADH-quinone oxidoreductase subunit C, translating to MTDFAISPEALQATLVQTLGAKAKSVTVALGEVTVVVGAADYIDAALLLRDAPGCRFEQLIDLCGMDYSDYREGEWEGARYGVVSHLLSVSLNQRVRLKVFAPSEDLPVVDSLQQVWNSATWFEREAFDLYGIVFEGHDDLRRILTDYGFIGHPFRKDFPVSGHVEMRYDEEQKRVVYQPVSIEPREITPRVIREDKYGAGLH from the coding sequence ATGACCGATTTTGCGATTTCTCCAGAGGCGCTCCAGGCGACTCTGGTGCAGACCCTGGGTGCCAAGGCGAAGAGCGTGACCGTCGCGCTCGGCGAGGTGACCGTGGTGGTCGGCGCTGCCGACTACATCGACGCCGCGCTGCTGCTGCGCGATGCGCCCGGCTGCCGCTTCGAGCAGCTGATCGATCTCTGCGGCATGGACTATTCCGACTACCGCGAAGGCGAGTGGGAAGGCGCGCGCTACGGCGTGGTCTCGCACCTGCTTTCGGTGAGCCTCAACCAGCGCGTGCGCCTCAAGGTGTTCGCGCCGAGCGAAGACCTGCCGGTCGTCGATTCGCTGCAGCAGGTGTGGAATTCCGCCACCTGGTTCGAGCGCGAAGCCTTCGACCTCTACGGCATCGTGTTCGAAGGTCACGACGACCTGCGCCGCATCCTGACCGACTACGGCTTCATCGGCCATCCGTTCCGCAAGGACTTCCCGGTCTCCGGGCATGTCGAGATGCGCTACGACGAGGAGCAGAAGCGCGTGGTCTACCAGCCGGTGTCGATCGAGCCGCGTGAAATCACGCCGCGCGTGATCCGCGAAGACAAGTACGGCGCCGGCTTGCACTGA
- a CDS encoding NADH-quinone oxidoreductase subunit D, whose amino-acid sequence MAEIKNYTLNFGPQHPAAHGVLRLVLELDGEVIQRADPHIGLLHRATEKLAETRTFIQSLPYMDRLDYVSMMSNEHAYCLAIEKMLGLEVPLRAQYIRVMFAEITRLLNHLLWLGAHGLDCGAMNMLIYCFREREDLFDMYEAVSGARMHAAYFRPGGVYRDLPDAMPQYKVSKIKNAKAIEKLNENRQGSLLDFIDDFCKRFPKMVDEYETLLTDNRIWKQRTVGIGVVSPERALNLGFTGPMLRGSGIEWDLRKKQPYDVYDQMQFDVPVGRTGDCYDRYLVRVEEMRQANRIIQQCVQWLRANPGPVITDNHKVAAPARESMKANMEELIHHFKLFTEGFHVPEGEAYAAVEHPKGEFGIYLVSDGANKPYRLKIRAPGFPHLAALDEMSRGHMIADAVAVIGTMDIVFGEIDR is encoded by the coding sequence ATGGCCGAAATCAAGAACTACACCCTCAACTTCGGTCCCCAGCATCCCGCAGCGCACGGCGTGCTGCGCCTCGTGCTGGAGCTCGACGGCGAAGTGATCCAGCGTGCCGATCCGCACATCGGCCTGCTGCACCGCGCAACCGAGAAGCTCGCGGAGACGCGCACCTTCATCCAGTCGCTGCCGTACATGGACCGTCTCGACTACGTGTCGATGATGAGCAACGAGCACGCCTACTGCCTCGCGATCGAGAAGATGCTCGGCCTCGAGGTGCCGCTGCGCGCGCAGTACATCCGCGTGATGTTCGCCGAGATCACCCGCCTGCTGAACCACCTGCTGTGGCTCGGCGCGCACGGCCTCGACTGCGGTGCGATGAACATGCTCATCTACTGCTTCCGCGAACGCGAAGACCTGTTCGACATGTACGAGGCGGTCTCGGGCGCGCGCATGCATGCGGCCTACTTCCGTCCGGGCGGCGTCTACCGCGACCTGCCGGATGCGATGCCGCAGTACAAGGTCAGCAAGATCAAGAACGCGAAGGCGATCGAGAAGCTCAACGAGAACCGCCAGGGCTCGCTGCTCGACTTCATCGACGACTTCTGCAAGCGCTTCCCGAAGATGGTCGACGAGTACGAGACGCTGCTCACCGACAACCGGATCTGGAAGCAGCGCACCGTGGGCATCGGCGTGGTGTCGCCGGAGCGCGCGCTGAACCTCGGCTTCACCGGTCCGATGCTGCGCGGCTCAGGCATCGAATGGGACCTGCGCAAGAAGCAGCCCTACGACGTCTACGACCAGATGCAGTTCGACGTGCCGGTCGGCCGCACCGGCGACTGCTACGACCGCTACCTCGTGCGCGTGGAAGAAATGCGCCAGGCCAACCGGATCATCCAGCAATGCGTGCAGTGGCTGCGCGCCAACCCGGGTCCGGTCATCACCGACAACCACAAGGTCGCCGCGCCCGCGCGCGAATCGATGAAGGCGAACATGGAGGAGCTGATCCACCATTTCAAGCTCTTCACCGAAGGCTTCCACGTGCCCGAAGGCGAGGCGTATGCCGCCGTCGAGCACCCGAAGGGCGAGTTCGGCATCTATCTCGTGAGCGACGGCGCCAACAAGCCGTATCGCCTGAAGATCCGCGCGCCCGGCTTCCCGCATCTCGCCGCCCTCGACGAAATGTCGCGCGGCCACATGATCGCCGACGCTGTCGCGGTGATCGGCACGATGGACATCGTGTTCGGCGAAATCGACAGGTGA
- a CDS encoding NAD(P)H-dependent oxidoreductase subunit E, which produces MTSSTHHDTAPSAPSAPLRAEILERFAREVAKYPEAGKQSAVMACLSIVQQDEGFVSIQREREIAEYLGMAPIAVHEVTTFYNMYNQHPVGRFKLNVCTNLPCQLRDGVTALVHLEKKLGIRMGETTADGLFTLQQSECLGACADSPVMLVNDRTMCSFMSNEKLDQLVDGLRDSAKGEAA; this is translated from the coding sequence ATGACTTCCTCGACCCACCATGACACGGCGCCCTCGGCGCCTTCTGCCCCTTTGAGGGCCGAAATTCTCGAGCGCTTCGCGCGCGAGGTCGCCAAGTACCCCGAGGCGGGCAAGCAGTCGGCCGTGATGGCCTGCCTGTCGATCGTCCAGCAGGACGAAGGCTTCGTGAGCATCCAGCGCGAGCGCGAGATCGCCGAATACCTCGGCATGGCGCCGATCGCGGTGCACGAGGTCACGACCTTCTACAACATGTACAACCAGCATCCGGTGGGCCGCTTCAAGCTCAACGTGTGCACCAACCTGCCGTGCCAGCTGCGCGACGGCGTCACCGCGCTCGTGCACCTCGAGAAGAAGCTCGGCATCAGGATGGGCGAGACCACGGCCGACGGCCTGTTCACGCTGCAGCAGAGCGAATGCCTGGGCGCCTGCGCCGATTCGCCCGTGATGCTGGTCAACGACCGCACCATGTGCAGCTTCATGAGCAACGAGAAGCTCGACCAGCTCGTCGACGGCCTGCGCGATTCGGCCAAGGGAGAGGCTGCCTGA
- the nuoF gene encoding NADH-quinone oxidoreductase subunit NuoF, whose protein sequence is MSPEQVLQQFRATGVQTCFHGRHIEPQIYAGLDGTNWRLADYEARGGYQALRKILTEGLTPDQVIAEVKASGLRGRGGAGFPTGLKWSFMPRQFPGQKYLVCNSDEGEPGTCKDRDILQFNPHIVIEGMAIAAYAMGISVGYNYIHGEIFQSYERFEEALEEARAAGYLGDNIMGSTYSFQLHASHGFGAYICGEETALLESLEGKKGQPRFKPPFPASFGLYGKPTTINNTETFAAVPWIIRNGGQAYLECGKPNNGGTKIYSVSGDVELPGNYEVPMGTPFSKLLELAGGVRKGRTLKAVIPGGSSAPVLPAEIMMQCTMDYDSIAKAGSMLGSGAVIVMDDSRSMVESLRRLSYFYMHESCGQCTPCREGTGWLYRVVDRIHNGQGRASDMDLLNSVADNIQGRTICALGDAAAMPVRAMIKHFRHEFEALIPGYVPQAPVKA, encoded by the coding sequence ATGTCACCCGAACAAGTGCTCCAGCAGTTCCGCGCCACCGGCGTGCAGACCTGCTTCCACGGCCGGCACATCGAGCCGCAGATCTATGCCGGCCTCGACGGCACCAACTGGCGCCTGGCCGACTACGAAGCGCGCGGCGGCTACCAGGCGCTGCGCAAGATCCTCACCGAAGGCCTGACGCCCGACCAGGTGATCGCCGAAGTCAAGGCCTCGGGCCTGCGCGGCCGCGGCGGCGCGGGTTTCCCCACGGGCCTGAAGTGGAGCTTCATGCCCCGCCAGTTCCCGGGCCAGAAATACCTCGTCTGCAATTCCGACGAGGGCGAGCCGGGCACCTGCAAGGACCGCGACATCCTGCAGTTCAACCCGCACATCGTGATCGAAGGCATGGCCATCGCGGCCTACGCGATGGGCATCAGCGTGGGCTACAACTACATCCACGGCGAGATCTTCCAGAGCTACGAGCGCTTCGAAGAGGCGCTCGAGGAAGCGCGCGCCGCCGGCTACCTCGGCGACAACATCATGGGCAGCACGTACAGCTTCCAGCTGCACGCCTCCCACGGCTTCGGCGCCTACATCTGCGGCGAGGAAACCGCGCTGCTCGAATCGCTCGAAGGCAAGAAGGGCCAGCCGCGCTTCAAGCCGCCGTTCCCGGCGAGCTTCGGCCTCTACGGCAAGCCGACCACGATCAACAACACCGAGACCTTCGCGGCGGTGCCCTGGATCATCCGCAACGGCGGCCAGGCCTACCTCGAATGCGGCAAGCCGAACAACGGCGGCACCAAGATCTACTCGGTCAGCGGCGACGTCGAGCTGCCCGGCAACTACGAAGTGCCGATGGGCACGCCGTTCTCCAAGCTGCTCGAGCTCGCCGGCGGCGTGCGCAAGGGCCGCACGCTCAAGGCGGTGATTCCCGGCGGATCGTCGGCACCGGTGCTGCCGGCCGAGATCATGATGCAGTGCACGATGGACTACGACTCCATCGCCAAGGCCGGCTCGATGCTGGGCTCGGGCGCGGTGATCGTGATGGACGACAGCCGCTCGATGGTCGAGTCGCTGCGCCGCCTGTCGTACTTCTACATGCACGAGTCCTGCGGCCAGTGCACGCCCTGCCGCGAAGGCACGGGCTGGCTGTACCGCGTGGTCGACCGCATCCACAACGGGCAGGGCAGGGCGTCCGACATGGACCTGCTCAATTCCGTGGCCGACAACATCCAGGGCCGCACCATCTGTGCGCTCGGCGACGCCGCGGCCATGCCGGTGCGCGCCATGATCAAGCACTTCCGCCACGAGTTCGAGGCGCTGATTCCGGGCTACGTCCCGCAAGCGCCCGTCAAGGCCTGA